A window from Lactiplantibacillus pentosus encodes these proteins:
- the recF gene encoding DNA replication/repair protein RecF (All proteins in this family for which functions are known are DNA-binding proteins that assist the filamentation of RecA onto DNA for the initiation of recombination or recombinational repair.) has product MYLENLVLHDFRNYADLTIDFSRGVNVLLGENAQGKTNLLEAIYVLALTRSHRTANDKELIRWQATTATLQGRLHKSTGTVPLELELGRRGKRAKVNHLEQAKLSQYVGNLNVIVFAPEDLSIVKGAPSVRRRFMDMEFGQMSPKYLYNLSQYRTILKQRNQYLRQLNRQQAKDKVYLGVLSDQLAAFGAEIIHKRLELLQQLEQWAQAVHSEITQQQEQLTFHYVTQVPDADQTSVDHIYQTLQALYEQQQAKEIFQGTTLLGPHRDDLQFGVNGKNVQTYGSQGQQRTTALSVKLAEIDLMKAETGEYPVLLLDDVLSELDAARQTHLLTAIQDKVQTFLTTPSLDGVARKLINAPKVFEVSHGTLQEEEPH; this is encoded by the coding sequence ATGTACTTAGAAAATTTAGTCTTGCATGATTTTCGAAACTACGCGGATCTGACCATTGATTTTAGTCGGGGTGTCAATGTATTACTCGGTGAGAACGCCCAGGGCAAGACCAACCTGCTAGAGGCCATTTACGTGTTAGCGTTAACGCGTAGTCACCGAACTGCTAATGACAAAGAACTGATTCGTTGGCAGGCCACTACGGCGACGTTGCAAGGCCGGTTACATAAAAGTACCGGTACCGTCCCACTGGAGCTTGAGCTCGGTCGGCGGGGCAAACGGGCCAAGGTGAACCACCTCGAACAGGCCAAGTTATCCCAATACGTGGGTAATTTGAACGTCATTGTGTTTGCACCCGAAGATTTATCGATCGTCAAAGGTGCGCCTTCAGTTCGGCGGCGTTTTATGGATATGGAATTTGGTCAGATGAGTCCGAAATACCTCTATAACTTGAGCCAGTACCGCACGATTTTAAAACAGCGTAATCAGTATTTACGGCAGTTGAATCGGCAACAAGCCAAGGATAAGGTCTATTTGGGCGTTTTATCAGACCAGTTAGCGGCATTTGGCGCGGAGATCATCCATAAACGACTGGAATTATTGCAACAACTCGAACAGTGGGCCCAGGCCGTTCACAGCGAAATCACGCAGCAGCAAGAACAACTGACCTTTCACTATGTCACACAAGTCCCAGATGCCGACCAGACATCGGTCGACCATATTTATCAAACGCTACAAGCTTTGTATGAGCAGCAGCAAGCCAAAGAAATCTTTCAAGGCACGACCCTCTTAGGGCCCCACCGCGACGATTTGCAGTTTGGTGTCAATGGGAAAAATGTCCAAACATATGGCTCCCAAGGCCAACAGCGGACGACCGCCTTGTCGGTTAAGCTTGCTGAAATTGATCTGATGAAAGCGGAGACCGGGGAATACCCAGTCCTATTATTAGACGATGTCTTATCAGAATTAGATGCTGCGCGGCAGACCCATCTGCTGACAGCGATACAAGATAAAGTGCAGACCTTTTTAACCACGCCGAGTCTCGACGGGGTGGCCCGCAAATTAATTAATGCGCCAAAAGTATTTGAAGTTAGTCACGGCACTTTACAAGAGGAGGAACCGCATTGA
- the gyrA gene encoding DNA gyrase subunit A, which yields MRTSFLSYAMSVIVARALPDVRDGLKPVHRRILYGMSELGVTPDKPYKKSARIVGDVMGKYHPHGDSAIYESMVRMAQDFSYRYMLVDGHGNFGSVDGDGAAAMRYTEARMSKIAVEMLRDINKDTVDWQPNYDDTEREPAVLPARFPNLLVNGATGIAVGMTTNIPPHNLAEVISAIHLLMDNPDATTADLMEVLPGPDFPTGGIVMGKSGIRKAYQTGRGNIIVRAKVDIQDQKNGKQRIIVTELPYMVNKAKLIERIAGLARDKEIEGITDINDESDREGMRIVIDVRRDASASVILNNLYKMTLMQTNFGFNMLAIVKGAPKVLSLKQILIYYLEHQEDVIRRRTEFDLKKAQARAHILEGLRIALDHIDEIIRIIRQSETSEIAKNQLMDNFGLSDKQAQAILDMRLVRLTGLEREKIESEYQDLLKSIADYKEILGSKERINQIIYEELMEIQRKFGDKRRTELMVGEVLSIEDEDLIEEEEVAVTLTHNGYIKRLPTTEFKSQHRGGRGIQGMDVHDDDFIEHLLTTSTHDVLLFFTNAGKVYRMKAYEIPEYGRTAKGIPVINLLGVNSGEKIQAVVNVTGDASASDNYLFFTTVNGVVKRTPVQEFANIRSNGLKAITLKDDDELIGVTITDGHQNVIIGTHDGYAVSFDETTVRSMGRTASGVRGIRLRDDDFVIGFDVLKPDSNVFIITEKGYGKQTPAADYPIKGRGGKGIKTANVTDKNGHLAGLTTVDGQEDIMVMTNQGVMIRFNIATVSQTGRATLGVRLIRLDDDGKVATMAKVDPEPEGDEPTDANTTEGATDDTAANETASVEETPAATPNEGTTGSDGSDSTDSSDDSAE from the coding sequence ATGCGGACGTCATTCTTAAGTTACGCCATGAGTGTTATCGTGGCGCGGGCGTTACCGGATGTGCGAGATGGATTAAAACCAGTGCACCGGCGGATCCTTTACGGTATGAGTGAACTGGGTGTGACGCCGGACAAACCTTATAAGAAATCGGCCCGGATCGTCGGGGACGTCATGGGGAAATATCATCCCCACGGTGACTCCGCAATTTACGAGTCAATGGTGCGGATGGCCCAAGACTTTAGTTATCGCTACATGCTAGTCGATGGTCACGGGAACTTTGGCTCCGTCGATGGTGATGGTGCCGCTGCCATGCGGTATACCGAAGCCCGGATGAGTAAAATCGCGGTTGAAATGCTGCGCGATATTAATAAAGACACGGTTGATTGGCAACCTAACTATGACGATACGGAACGGGAACCAGCAGTTTTACCTGCCCGTTTCCCTAACTTATTAGTCAACGGGGCGACCGGGATTGCCGTTGGGATGACGACCAACATTCCACCACATAACTTGGCTGAAGTTATTTCTGCCATTCACTTGTTGATGGATAATCCGGATGCAACGACTGCGGACTTGATGGAAGTCTTACCAGGACCAGATTTCCCAACTGGCGGGATCGTCATGGGTAAATCTGGTATTCGGAAAGCTTACCAGACCGGACGCGGTAACATTATCGTGCGGGCCAAGGTCGATATTCAAGACCAGAAGAACGGCAAGCAACGGATCATCGTGACCGAATTACCATATATGGTCAATAAGGCCAAGTTGATTGAACGAATCGCGGGCCTGGCTCGGGACAAAGAAATCGAAGGCATTACCGACATCAATGATGAAAGTGACCGTGAAGGGATGCGGATCGTGATTGATGTTCGGCGGGATGCCAGTGCCTCCGTCATCTTGAATAATTTATACAAGATGACGTTGATGCAGACGAACTTTGGTTTCAACATGTTGGCCATCGTCAAGGGTGCGCCGAAAGTCTTAAGTCTCAAGCAGATCTTGATCTATTACTTGGAACACCAAGAAGACGTTATTCGGCGGCGGACGGAATTCGACTTGAAGAAGGCCCAAGCACGGGCACACATTCTAGAAGGGTTACGAATTGCGCTTGACCATATCGACGAAATCATTCGGATCATTCGTCAGTCTGAAACGAGTGAAATCGCTAAGAACCAATTGATGGATAACTTCGGTTTGTCAGACAAACAGGCCCAAGCCATCTTGGATATGCGGTTAGTTCGCCTGACCGGTTTGGAACGTGAAAAGATTGAGAGCGAGTATCAAGACTTACTGAAGTCGATCGCGGACTACAAAGAAATTCTAGGCAGCAAGGAACGCATCAACCAAATCATCTACGAAGAATTAATGGAAATTCAACGGAAATTTGGTGACAAGCGCCGGACTGAACTCATGGTCGGTGAAGTCTTAAGTATCGAAGACGAAGACTTGATCGAAGAAGAAGAAGTTGCCGTGACCTTGACGCACAATGGCTACATCAAACGCTTGCCAACGACTGAATTTAAGTCGCAACATCGTGGTGGCCGTGGGATTCAAGGGATGGACGTGCACGATGATGACTTTATCGAGCACCTCTTAACGACATCGACGCACGACGTCTTACTCTTCTTTACGAATGCTGGTAAGGTCTATCGGATGAAGGCCTACGAAATTCCTGAATACGGCCGGACCGCTAAGGGGATTCCAGTCATCAACCTATTGGGCGTTAATTCCGGTGAGAAGATTCAGGCGGTCGTTAACGTTACGGGCGATGCCAGTGCGTCAGACAACTACCTGTTCTTCACCACGGTCAACGGGGTCGTTAAACGGACACCGGTTCAAGAATTTGCCAATATCCGGAGTAACGGCTTAAAGGCGATTACGTTGAAGGATGACGACGAATTGATTGGCGTCACGATTACTGACGGTCACCAGAACGTGATCATCGGGACCCATGACGGTTATGCGGTCAGTTTCGATGAAACCACGGTACGTTCGATGGGTCGGACGGCCTCTGGGGTTCGTGGGATTCGTCTCCGCGACGATGACTTTGTGATTGGCTTTGACGTCTTGAAGCCTGACAGCAACGTCTTTATCATCACTGAAAAAGGCTACGGGAAACAAACGCCAGCCGCTGATTACCCAATCAAGGGTCGTGGTGGTAAAGGAATCAAGACGGCGAACGTGACAGACAAGAACGGTCATTTAGCTGGCTTGACGACAGTTGACGGTCAAGAAGACATCATGGTCATGACCAACCAAGGTGTGATGATTCGTTTCAACATTGCGACGGTCTCACAAACTGGCCGGGCCACGTTAGGTGTTCGCTTGATTCGTTTAGACGATGACGGCAAAGTCGCCACGATGGCCAAGGTCGATCCAGAGCCTGAAGGTGACGAACCAACGGATGCTAATACAACTGAAGGCGCCACTGATGACACAGCTGCAAACGAGACTGCGTCAGTTGAAGAAACCCCAGCCGCTACGCCAAACGAAGGCACGACTGGTTCAGACGGTTCAGATAGTACGGATAGTTCAGACGATTCAGCTGAATAG
- the dnaA gene encoding chromosomal replication initiator protein DnaA — protein sequence MLERNDLWNLIKFSMEQDLSKITFQTFVEPAKPLQLDKAQMTIEVPTQLHRDYWEKNLAAKFTDIAMQATNEQIRPVMITEEERQQLTRDNDAQATTGNVAGQQPTTATTPTFMRETKLNPKYTFDTFVIGKGNQMAHAAALVVSEEPGTMYNPLFFYGGVGLGKTHLMHAIGNKLLETDPTSNIKYVTSESFTNELINAIQTKKQEAFREEYRNVDLLLVDDIQFFANKEATQEEFFHTFNALYEDDKQIVLTSDRLPNEIPQLQDRLVSRFKWGLSVDITPPDLETRIAILRNKADLEGIEIPDDTLSYIAGQIDSNVRELEGALARVQAYSRLNNSPITTSLVADALKSLHLSSKLSEVSIPVIQEKVAKYFHVSMADLKGKKRNKQIVIPRQIAMYLSRELTESSLPRIGNEFGGKDHTTVIHAHDKITKALKTDPELQKAVGDLTGQLKS from the coding sequence GTGCTGGAACGTAATGACTTATGGAATCTCATTAAGTTCTCTATGGAACAAGATCTATCCAAGATCACGTTTCAAACGTTTGTCGAACCGGCGAAACCGCTCCAACTCGATAAGGCCCAAATGACGATCGAAGTCCCAACACAACTTCATCGTGATTACTGGGAGAAAAACTTGGCCGCAAAGTTCACGGACATTGCGATGCAAGCGACTAACGAGCAGATCCGGCCGGTGATGATAACGGAAGAAGAACGTCAGCAGCTGACGCGTGATAACGACGCGCAGGCGACTACCGGTAACGTTGCGGGACAACAACCAACAACCGCAACTACCCCCACATTTATGCGGGAAACGAAACTCAACCCGAAATATACATTTGATACTTTCGTCATCGGCAAGGGGAACCAAATGGCCCATGCCGCAGCGTTAGTTGTGTCGGAAGAGCCCGGGACAATGTATAATCCGTTGTTTTTCTACGGGGGCGTTGGTCTGGGCAAAACCCACCTAATGCACGCTATCGGTAACAAATTGTTAGAAACCGATCCGACTAGTAACATCAAATACGTCACTAGCGAATCCTTCACCAATGAATTGATCAATGCCATCCAAACGAAAAAACAGGAAGCGTTTCGGGAAGAATACCGCAACGTCGACCTGTTATTAGTCGATGATATTCAATTCTTTGCCAATAAGGAAGCAACGCAAGAAGAGTTCTTCCATACATTTAATGCTTTATATGAAGATGATAAGCAAATCGTGCTGACTTCAGACCGGTTGCCAAACGAAATTCCGCAACTGCAAGATCGGTTAGTGTCGCGATTCAAATGGGGCTTATCCGTTGATATTACGCCTCCAGACCTCGAGACACGGATCGCCATTTTGCGGAATAAAGCTGATTTAGAAGGCATCGAGATTCCCGACGATACGCTCAGTTATATTGCCGGGCAAATCGATTCTAATGTCCGTGAACTAGAAGGGGCACTGGCCCGCGTTCAAGCTTATTCGCGACTCAATAATTCGCCAATTACCACTAGTTTAGTGGCCGATGCGTTGAAGAGTTTGCACCTTAGCAGTAAACTATCAGAGGTCTCAATTCCCGTCATTCAGGAAAAGGTCGCCAAGTATTTCCACGTTTCAATGGCTGACCTTAAAGGGAAGAAACGCAACAAACAAATCGTGATTCCGCGCCAAATCGCCATGTATCTCTCACGCGAACTGACAGAAAGTTCACTCCCACGGATTGGGAACGAATTTGGTGGCAAGGATCATACGACCGTCATTCACGCCCATGACAAAATAACGAAGGCCCTCAAAACCGACCCCGAGTTACAAAAAGCCGTGGGTGATCTGACTGGTCAGCTTAAATCGTAG
- the yaaA gene encoding S4 domain-containing protein YaaA, which translates to MKQPIDINTPYMTLGQLLKETAIIGSGGQAKWFLKEMTVLVNGEPDDRRGRKLYPGDTIEVEDNGSFFIRSNQETTD; encoded by the coding sequence GTGAAACAGCCAATAGATATCAATACCCCATATATGACACTGGGGCAGCTCTTAAAAGAAACGGCCATCATTGGGTCAGGTGGTCAAGCTAAGTGGTTTTTAAAAGAAATGACCGTATTAGTGAATGGTGAACCAGATGATCGGCGGGGTCGGAAACTTTATCCAGGCGATACGATTGAAGTTGAAGACAACGGGTCATTTTTTATTCGCTCAAATCAAGAAACGACTGATTAG
- the rpsF gene encoding 30S ribosomal protein S6, whose translation MSESKKYEITYIVRPDIDDAAKTALVDRFDKILTDNGAQVIDSKDWSKRRFAYEIGGFNEGTYHIVNLTATDDAALNEFDRLSKINDDILRHMIVKRED comes from the coding sequence ATGAGTGAATCAAAGAAATATGAAATTACTTACATCGTACGTCCCGACATCGACGATGCTGCTAAGACAGCTTTAGTTGATCGTTTTGACAAAATCTTAACTGATAACGGTGCGCAAGTAATTGATTCAAAAGACTGGTCAAAGCGTCGTTTCGCATACGAAATCGGTGGCTTTAACGAAGGTACTTACCATATCGTTAACTTAACAGCTACTGACGATGCTGCTTTGAACGAATTCGACCGTCTTTCAAAGATCAATGATGACATCTTACGTCACATGATCGTTAAACGCGAAGACTAA
- the gyrB gene encoding DNA topoisomerase (ATP-hydrolyzing) subunit B, whose amino-acid sequence MTENEKETKLEQAREYDASQIQVLEGLEAVRKRPGMYIGTTSSQGLHHLVWEIVDNGIDEALAGFANVIHVTVEKDNSITVTDNGRGIPVDIQEKTGKPALETVYTILHAGGKFGGGGYKVSGGLHGVGASVVNALSSSLDVKVTRNGHIYYMDFERGKVKTPMKIIGDAPDDAHGTAVHFVPDPDIFRETTTYDINILTTRIRELAFLNKGLRITIRDNRPDEPTEDDFLYEGGIRHYVEYLDKNKTVLFPEPIYVEGEQNGITVEVALQYTDDYHSNLMTFTNNIHTYEGGTHEEGFKRALTRVINDYARKNNLLKESDANLSGEDVREGMTAVVSVKHPDPQFEGQTKTKLGNSDARAAVDRLFSEHFSKYLMENPSVARKVVDKGMLASKARVAAKRAREVTRKKSGLEISNLPGKLADNTSKDPEISELFIVEGDSAGGSAKQGRSRLTQAILPIRGKILNVEKASIDKILANEEIRSLFTAMGTGFGGDFDLSKANYHKLIIMTDADVDGAHIRTLLLTLFYRYMRPLVDAGFVYIAQPPLYQVRQGKFVKYIDSDEELSEVLGQLAPSPKPVVQRYKGLGEMDAEQLWETTMDPDKRRLLRVRDEDAADADGVFSMLMGDQVKPRREFIEDNAKFVQDLDV is encoded by the coding sequence TTGACCGAAAACGAAAAAGAAACCAAACTTGAACAGGCTCGTGAATACGATGCCAGTCAGATTCAAGTTTTGGAAGGATTAGAAGCTGTCCGGAAACGTCCCGGAATGTATATCGGTACCACCAGTAGCCAAGGTCTCCATCATTTGGTCTGGGAAATCGTGGACAACGGGATCGATGAAGCGTTGGCAGGATTTGCAAACGTCATTCACGTGACCGTTGAAAAGGATAACAGTATCACGGTAACCGATAATGGGCGGGGGATTCCAGTCGATATCCAAGAAAAGACTGGTAAACCAGCCCTCGAAACGGTTTATACGATTCTACATGCCGGTGGTAAGTTTGGCGGTGGCGGTTATAAAGTCTCCGGTGGTCTGCACGGGGTTGGGGCCTCAGTCGTTAACGCACTGTCCTCAAGCCTGGATGTTAAAGTCACGCGGAACGGCCACATTTATTACATGGACTTTGAACGTGGGAAAGTGAAGACACCGATGAAGATTATCGGTGACGCGCCGGACGATGCGCATGGAACGGCCGTTCATTTTGTGCCGGATCCAGATATTTTCCGTGAAACGACGACCTATGATATTAATATTTTAACGACACGAATTCGTGAACTGGCCTTCTTGAACAAGGGCCTGCGTATCACGATTCGCGACAATCGACCAGACGAACCGACTGAAGACGACTTTCTCTATGAAGGTGGGATTCGGCACTACGTTGAATACCTCGATAAGAACAAGACGGTCTTGTTCCCAGAACCAATCTACGTGGAAGGGGAACAAAACGGTATCACTGTGGAAGTCGCACTCCAATATACGGATGACTACCACAGCAATCTGATGACGTTTACCAACAATATTCATACCTACGAAGGTGGGACCCATGAAGAAGGGTTCAAACGCGCCTTAACGCGGGTCATCAACGACTATGCGCGTAAAAATAACCTGTTGAAGGAAAGCGACGCGAACCTATCTGGTGAAGACGTGCGTGAAGGAATGACGGCCGTTGTCAGTGTCAAGCACCCGGATCCACAATTTGAAGGTCAAACGAAGACCAAGTTGGGAAACTCCGATGCGCGGGCTGCAGTGGATCGCTTGTTCTCAGAACACTTCAGTAAGTACTTGATGGAAAACCCAAGTGTTGCGCGCAAAGTGGTTGATAAAGGGATGCTTGCTTCCAAGGCCCGGGTCGCTGCCAAGCGTGCGCGGGAAGTGACGCGGAAGAAGAGCGGACTTGAAATCAGTAATCTGCCCGGTAAATTAGCCGATAACACCAGTAAAGACCCTGAAATCAGTGAATTATTCATCGTCGAAGGGGATTCCGCCGGTGGGTCAGCTAAGCAGGGGCGTTCGCGGTTAACGCAAGCAATCCTACCAATCCGGGGGAAAATTTTAAACGTCGAAAAGGCCAGCATCGATAAGATTCTAGCTAACGAAGAAATTCGGTCACTATTTACAGCGATGGGCACTGGTTTCGGTGGTGACTTCGACTTGAGCAAGGCCAACTACCACAAGTTGATCATCATGACCGATGCCGATGTCGATGGTGCGCATATTCGGACGTTACTCTTAACGTTGTTCTACCGGTATATGCGGCCGTTAGTGGACGCTGGGTTCGTGTATATTGCCCAGCCACCGTTGTATCAAGTGCGCCAAGGTAAATTCGTGAAGTATATCGATTCCGATGAAGAATTGAGCGAGGTCTTGGGACAATTGGCCCCATCACCAAAGCCAGTTGTGCAACGGTACAAGGGGCTTGGTGAAATGGACGCGGAACAATTATGGGAAACGACCATGGATCCAGACAAGCGGCGGCTTTTGCGCGTTCGTGATGAAGATGCGGCCGATGCTGACGGCGTCTTCTCGATGTTAATGGGCGACCAAGTCAAACCGCGCCGGGAATTTATTGAAGATAATGCCAAGTTCGTCCAGGATCTGGATGTTTAG
- the dnaN gene encoding DNA polymerase III subunit beta, whose translation MKFTINRSAFIKELNNVQRAISSKTTIPILTGLKLDVSTDAITLTGSDADISIETTIPASDDNNTLVVEDAGSIVLPARFFSEIVKKLPEDTMTVNVTDGFQTQITSGAASFTINGLDPENYPHLPEIDTTNTITLAGDVLKELIGQTVIAVSNQESRPILTGVHFILANGEFLAVATDSHRLSQRRIKLPEANNANYDVIIPGKSLTELSRMIGDDNPDVQMRLSENQVLFVLGNTAFYSRLLEGNYPDTSRLIPKESNTTVEISAPALSAAIERASLLSHESRNNVVRFSVNPTDKTITIFGNSPDVGEVTEQLQPTDLAGDELEISFNPDYMKEALRSFGQAMIKISFTMALRPFTLVPTEEGENFIQLITPVRTF comes from the coding sequence ATGAAATTCACGATCAATCGATCAGCGTTCATCAAAGAATTAAATAATGTCCAACGTGCAATTTCTTCAAAGACGACGATTCCAATTTTGACTGGCTTAAAATTAGACGTTAGTACCGATGCCATTACCTTAACTGGTAGTGACGCCGATATTTCAATCGAAACGACGATTCCAGCCAGTGATGACAACAATACGTTAGTCGTTGAAGATGCTGGTTCCATCGTATTACCTGCACGGTTCTTCAGTGAAATCGTTAAGAAATTACCAGAAGATACCATGACCGTTAACGTTACGGATGGTTTCCAGACCCAGATCACTTCTGGTGCAGCTTCCTTTACCATCAATGGTTTGGACCCTGAAAATTATCCGCACTTACCTGAAATCGATACGACGAATACCATTACGTTAGCCGGTGACGTGCTCAAAGAATTGATCGGACAGACCGTTATTGCCGTTTCTAATCAAGAAAGTCGGCCAATCTTGACCGGGGTTCATTTTATTTTGGCCAATGGTGAATTCTTAGCCGTCGCAACCGACTCACACCGGTTAAGTCAACGCCGCATCAAGTTACCGGAAGCCAATAATGCCAACTATGACGTGATCATCCCTGGGAAGAGTCTCACGGAATTATCCCGGATGATCGGCGATGATAACCCAGATGTTCAAATGCGCTTATCTGAAAATCAAGTGCTCTTCGTGCTTGGTAACACGGCGTTTTATTCCCGGTTACTGGAAGGCAATTATCCAGACACGTCCCGCTTGATTCCTAAAGAATCCAATACGACGGTCGAAATTTCAGCACCCGCATTATCGGCAGCTATCGAACGGGCATCCTTGCTTTCACACGAAAGCCGCAATAACGTGGTTCGTTTCTCCGTTAACCCAACGGATAAGACCATCACGATTTTTGGGAACTCACCAGATGTCGGTGAAGTAACGGAACAGTTGCAACCGACTGACTTAGCCGGGGATGAACTTGAAATTTCGTTCAACCCTGATTACATGAAAGAAGCTTTACGTTCATTCGGCCAAGCGATGATCAAAATCTCATTCACGATGGCATTACGCCCATTCACGTTGGTTCCAACTGAAGAAGGCGAAAACTTCATCCAACTGATCACGCCAGTTCGGACTTTCTAA
- the rpsR gene encoding 30S ribosomal protein S18, producing MAQQRRGGRRRRKVDFIAANHIEYIDYKDTDLLRRFISERGKILPRRVTGTSAKNQRALTIAIKRARIMGLLAFVSED from the coding sequence ATGGCACAACAAAGAAGAGGTGGCCGTCGTCGTCGTAAAGTCGACTTCATCGCCGCTAACCATATCGAATACATCGATTATAAAGATACTGACTTATTACGTCGTTTCATTTCAGAACGTGGAAAGATTTTGCCACGTCGTGTAACTGGGACTAGTGCTAAGAACCAACGTGCTTTAACGATCGCTATCAAGCGTGCACGGATCATGGGCTTATTAGCATTCGTATCCGAAGACTAA
- the ssb gene encoding single-stranded DNA-binding protein yields the protein MINRTILVGRLTRDPELRYTNGGAAVATFTIAVNRQFTNQNGEREADFISCVIWRKAAENFANFTHKGSLVGIDGRIQTRNYENQQGVRVYVTEVVVENFSLLESRAESERHQAANGGSNNNYNNGNSNYNNNSGYSNQGQNAAPQQSSANNNNPFGNGNAGNANSAAPSSSANNNQADPFANNGDQIDISDDDLPF from the coding sequence ATGATTAACCGTACAATTCTTGTTGGCCGACTAACAAGAGATCCGGAATTACGTTACACGAATGGTGGTGCCGCCGTCGCGACATTCACAATTGCCGTAAACCGTCAATTCACGAATCAAAATGGGGAACGTGAAGCAGATTTTATCAGCTGCGTCATCTGGCGTAAAGCTGCTGAAAACTTTGCTAACTTCACCCATAAAGGCTCGCTTGTTGGAATCGATGGCCGGATTCAAACCCGGAACTACGAAAACCAACAAGGGGTACGAGTTTACGTTACAGAAGTTGTCGTTGAAAACTTCTCACTACTAGAATCACGTGCAGAGTCTGAACGTCATCAGGCTGCTAATGGTGGTAGTAATAACAATTACAACAATGGTAATTCGAATTACAACAATAATAGTGGGTATAGTAATCAAGGCCAAAATGCGGCTCCTCAACAATCATCAGCGAATAACAACAACCCATTTGGGAATGGTAACGCCGGTAATGCGAACAGTGCCGCACCATCAAGCAGTGCGAACAATAACCAAGCCGATCCATTTGCGAATAATGGCGATCAGATTGATATCTCGGATGATGATTTACCATTCTAG